The following proteins come from a genomic window of Miscanthus floridulus cultivar M001 chromosome 2, ASM1932011v1, whole genome shotgun sequence:
- the LOC136540004 gene encoding transcription factor WRKY19-like translates to MSPAPSSHHSHINSRKEKRMRKVDTFAPHNDGHQWRKYGEKKINNTNFPRYYYRCTYKDNMNCPATKQVQQKDHSDPPLYAVTYYNEHSCNSAFLPLSPSEFQLQTSSGKAVSICFDSSSGAPPQEPPAAATNASGGGSPSSSAAAARRGTPPEISNPPVLALRRSETYPWGAGAGAVEQKTASCSTECHDAFSGAAGAVPEEVVDAGRFGSIRFFHFL, encoded by the exons ATGTCTCCGGCGCCGAGTTCGCATCACTCGCACATCAATTCGAG GAAGGAGAAGCGGATGAGGAAGGTGGACACCTTCGCGCCGCACAACGATGGCCACCAATGGAGGAAGTACGGCGAGAAGAAGATCAACAACACCAACTTCCCCAG GTATTACTATAGATGCACGTACAAGGACAACATGAACTGCCCGGCCACGAAGCAGGTGCAGCAGAAGGACCACAGCGACCCTCCATTGTACGCGGTCACCTACTACAACGAGCACTCGTGCAACAGCGCCTTCCTCCCGCTCTCCCCCTCCGAGTTCCAGTTGCAGACCTCGTCCGGGAAGGCCGTCTCCATCTGCTTTGACTCCTCGTCCGGGGCGCCGCCGCAAGAACCGCCGGCCGCGGCCACCAATGCCAGCGGCGGCGGCTCGCCCTCTtccagcgcggcggcggcgcggcgaggcaCGCCGCCGGAGATCAGTAACCCGCCCGTGCTGGCGCTGCGGCGGTCCGAGACGTACCCGtggggcgccggcgccggcgccgtggaGCAGAAGACGGCGTCCTGCAGCACCGAGTGCCACGACGCCTTCTCGGGTGCCGCCGGCGCCGTGCCGGAAGAGGTGGTAGATGCAGGCAGATTTGGGTCTATCAGGTTCTTCCATTTTTTGTAA